One part of the Mangrovibacillus cuniculi genome encodes these proteins:
- the xerC gene encoding tyrosine recombinase XerC, with the protein MIGNEECIRLFSLYLQVEKNYSLHTVSGYTNDIHEFEQFLKEENVHSFLQVQYIEARLFVSKLVERKLSRATVSRKLSSLRSFYRVLVRDAYLSENPFSLILQPKKEHRLPRFFYEEELDTLFEFARNDPSSLGIRNYALLELLYATGIRVSECQGIKLQDIDFHLSVVLIRGKGRKERYVPFGSFAHDALTTYINIGRVDLVKEKHDYVFVNNRGKSITSRGIRHALQQLMEKATVNGKIYPHMLRHTFATHLLNNGADLRTVQELLGHAHLTSTQVYTHVTKERLKETYMHHHPRA; encoded by the coding sequence ATGATTGGAAATGAAGAATGTATTCGACTTTTTTCCTTATATCTTCAAGTTGAAAAAAACTACTCCCTCCATACTGTAAGTGGATATACAAATGATATCCATGAGTTTGAACAATTCTTGAAAGAAGAAAACGTACATTCTTTTTTACAAGTACAATACATTGAAGCAAGGCTTTTTGTAAGTAAGTTAGTTGAAAGAAAACTATCTAGAGCTACTGTTTCTAGAAAATTATCAAGTCTAAGAAGTTTTTACCGTGTACTAGTTAGAGATGCTTATCTAAGCGAAAATCCATTTTCTTTAATTCTTCAACCTAAAAAAGAGCACCGACTTCCAAGATTTTTCTATGAAGAAGAACTAGATACTCTTTTTGAATTTGCTCGTAATGATCCGTCTTCCCTTGGAATACGTAATTATGCATTGTTAGAGTTGTTATATGCAACTGGTATTCGTGTAAGTGAGTGTCAAGGGATAAAACTACAAGATATTGATTTCCACCTATCAGTTGTATTGATTCGTGGAAAAGGAAGAAAAGAACGTTACGTTCCCTTTGGCTCATTTGCGCATGATGCTTTAACTACATACATAAATATAGGACGAGTGGACTTAGTAAAAGAAAAACATGATTATGTCTTTGTCAATAATAGGGGAAAATCTATTACCTCCCGTGGTATACGACATGCTCTCCAACAATTGATGGAGAAAGCGACTGTAAATGGAAAGATTTATCCCCATATGTTGCGACATACTTTTGCTACTCACTTATTAAATAATGGTGCTGATTTAAGAACGGTACAAGAGTTGTTAGGTCATGCACACTTAACGTCAACTCAAGTGTATACACACGTAACAAAAGAAAGACTGAAAGAAACATATATGCACCATCATCCTCGTGCTTAA
- the topA gene encoding type I DNA topoisomerase produces MSDYLVIVESPAKAKTIERYLGKKYKVKASMGHVRDLPKSQMGVDVEHDYEPKYITIRGKGPVLKELKTAAKKAKKVYLAADPDREGEAIAWHLAHSLDVDIHSDCRVVFNEITKDAIKESFKTPRPINMDLVDAQQARRILDRLVGYNISPLLWKKVKKGLSAGRVQSVAVRMIVDREKEIANFIPEEYWTIDGSFQKGREIFSGQFYGINGKKTALSSEEEVKSALSQMKGNDFTVASVAKKERKRNAAPAFTTSSLQQEAARKLNFRAKKTMMLAQQLYEGIDLGKEGTVGLITYMRTDSTRISEVAKQEVTEYISQQYGKEFTKMTPSAVKKSSNSQDAHEAIRPTSALRDPQSLKEVLSRDQLRLYKLIWERFVASMMAPAVMDTMSVDLTNEAVMFRATGSKVKFAGFMKVYVEGNDDGKEEKDTFLPDLKEGDKVVSKDIEPKQHFTQPPPRYTEARLVKTMEELGIGRPSTYAPTLDTIQKRGYVGLDNKRFIPTELGEIVLELIMEFFPDILDVAFTAKMEHDLDSIEDGDERWVRIIDEFYKKFEKHLEKAEKEMESVEIKDEPAGEDCEKCGHEMVFKMGRFGKFMACSNFPECRNTKAIVKEIGVPCPKCEKGKIIERKSKKKRIFYGCDQYPTCDFLSWDKPIERPCPKCNEMLVEKKLKKGIQIQCTSCDYKEQPQQ; encoded by the coding sequence ATGTCAGATTATTTAGTTATCGTTGAATCTCCTGCGAAAGCAAAAACGATTGAGCGATATTTAGGGAAAAAATATAAAGTAAAAGCATCTATGGGACACGTGCGAGACTTACCGAAAAGTCAGATGGGTGTAGATGTAGAACACGATTATGAACCAAAGTATATTACCATAAGAGGTAAAGGTCCTGTTTTAAAGGAATTAAAAACTGCAGCAAAAAAAGCAAAAAAAGTATATCTCGCGGCCGATCCGGATCGTGAGGGAGAAGCGATTGCGTGGCATTTAGCACATAGTTTAGATGTGGATATTCATTCCGACTGTCGAGTGGTATTTAATGAAATTACAAAAGATGCCATCAAGGAATCATTCAAAACACCAAGACCAATCAACATGGATTTAGTAGATGCTCAACAAGCGAGAAGAATTCTAGATCGCTTGGTAGGTTACAACATTAGCCCGTTACTTTGGAAAAAAGTAAAAAAGGGATTAAGTGCAGGTCGAGTTCAATCTGTAGCTGTTCGTATGATTGTAGACCGTGAAAAAGAAATTGCTAACTTTATTCCAGAAGAATATTGGACTATTGATGGTTCCTTTCAAAAAGGTAGAGAAATATTCTCTGGTCAATTTTATGGAATTAATGGCAAGAAAACGGCTTTATCTTCCGAAGAAGAAGTAAAGTCAGCTCTTTCGCAAATGAAAGGTAATGATTTTACTGTTGCGAGTGTAGCTAAAAAAGAGCGAAAGAGAAACGCTGCCCCTGCATTTACGACTTCTTCTTTGCAACAAGAAGCAGCTAGAAAATTGAATTTCCGAGCAAAGAAAACGATGATGTTGGCTCAGCAATTATATGAAGGGATCGACTTAGGGAAAGAAGGAACAGTCGGTCTTATCACATACATGCGTACAGACTCAACGAGAATCTCTGAAGTAGCAAAGCAAGAAGTGACAGAGTATATCTCTCAACAGTATGGAAAAGAATTCACCAAAATGACACCTTCTGCTGTGAAGAAATCATCTAATTCGCAAGATGCGCATGAAGCGATTCGTCCAACTAGTGCACTGAGAGATCCTCAATCGCTAAAAGAAGTTTTATCAAGAGATCAACTTCGATTATATAAATTAATATGGGAAAGATTTGTTGCAAGTATGATGGCTCCAGCTGTGATGGATACGATGAGTGTAGACTTAACAAACGAAGCTGTTATGTTCCGTGCGACGGGATCTAAAGTTAAATTCGCCGGTTTTATGAAAGTTTACGTTGAGGGAAATGATGATGGAAAGGAAGAAAAAGATACCTTCCTTCCAGATTTAAAAGAAGGCGATAAAGTTGTTTCAAAAGATATCGAACCAAAACAACATTTTACACAGCCTCCCCCAAGATATACGGAAGCTCGTCTAGTAAAAACGATGGAAGAGCTTGGTATTGGTCGTCCTTCCACTTATGCTCCAACGCTTGATACAATTCAAAAAAGAGGATATGTAGGATTAGATAATAAACGCTTTATTCCTACAGAGCTAGGAGAAATTGTTTTAGAACTTATTATGGAATTCTTCCCTGACATCTTGGATGTAGCCTTCACTGCTAAAATGGAACATGATTTAGATAGTATTGAAGACGGTGATGAGAGATGGGTTCGCATTATAGATGAATTCTATAAGAAGTTTGAGAAACATTTAGAGAAGGCAGAAAAAGAAATGGAATCTGTCGAGATTAAAGATGAGCCTGCTGGTGAAGATTGTGAGAAGTGTGGACATGAAATGGTCTTTAAAATGGGCCGCTTCGGTAAGTTTATGGCTTGTAGCAACTTCCCAGAATGTCGAAATACTAAAGCTATAGTAAAAGAGATTGGGGTTCCTTGTCCGAAGTGTGAAAAAGGAAAAATAATAGAGCGTAAAAGTAAGAAAAAGAGAATCTTCTATGGTTGTGACCAGTATCCAACATGTGACTTCTTATCATGGGATAAGCCAATCGAAAGGCCTTGTCCAAAGTGTAATGAGATGTTAGTGGAGAAGAAGTTAAAGAAGGGTATTCAAATTCAATGTACATCTTGTGATTATAAAGAACAACCTCAGCAATAA
- the hslU gene encoding HslU--HslV peptidase ATPase subunit produces the protein MKQQTSALTPRQIVERLDQYIIGQRDAKRSVAVALRNRYRRSKLSENLRDEVVPKNILMIGPTGVGKTEIARRMAKLVGAPFIKVEATKFTEVGYVGRDVESMVRDLVETSVRLVKEERILGVGERAEELANKRLVELLVPTAKKATNYKNPFEMLFGAQDEEESTVSSSDIEEQTLRTKRQHIAAKLAAGELEEELVLVELEEQSPQMFDFLQGSGMEQMGMNMQDALGNFMPKKKKKRKLPVRDARKVLANDEAQKLIDMDEVTQEAVYRAEQMGIIFIDEIDKIASKSQGGSSADVSREGVQRDILPIVEGSTVVTKYGSIKTDHVLFVAAGAFHTSKPSDLIPELQGRFPIRVELQKLSVEDFYRILVEPNNALLKQYQGLLETEGIQIEFSDDAIRKLAQIAFDVNQNTDNIGARRLHTILEKLLEDLSFEAPDISMEKVVITPAYVEEKLGAIVQNKDLSQFIL, from the coding sequence ATGAAACAGCAAACTTCAGCGTTAACACCACGTCAAATTGTTGAAAGGTTAGATCAATATATTATTGGACAGCGTGATGCTAAAAGGTCCGTTGCCGTTGCCCTGCGCAATCGCTATCGAAGATCTAAGTTATCTGAGAACCTACGAGATGAAGTAGTACCTAAAAATATCCTTATGATTGGACCTACAGGCGTAGGAAAGACAGAGATTGCTAGAAGAATGGCCAAATTAGTTGGCGCTCCCTTCATTAAGGTGGAGGCTACGAAATTTACCGAAGTTGGATATGTCGGTAGAGATGTGGAGTCCATGGTAAGAGATTTAGTAGAGACTTCTGTTAGGCTAGTAAAAGAAGAAAGAATTTTAGGCGTGGGTGAACGTGCGGAAGAGCTTGCGAATAAACGCCTAGTTGAACTACTAGTTCCGACAGCTAAAAAAGCTACTAACTATAAAAATCCATTTGAAATGCTGTTTGGTGCTCAAGATGAAGAAGAATCAACTGTTTCGTCATCTGATATAGAAGAGCAAACATTACGTACAAAAAGGCAACATATCGCTGCTAAGTTAGCTGCAGGTGAATTAGAGGAAGAGCTAGTTTTAGTAGAATTAGAAGAACAGTCTCCGCAAATGTTTGATTTTTTACAGGGTTCGGGTATGGAACAAATGGGGATGAACATGCAAGATGCTCTAGGTAATTTTATGCCAAAGAAAAAGAAGAAAAGAAAATTACCTGTTCGTGATGCTAGGAAAGTGTTGGCTAATGATGAGGCTCAAAAATTAATTGATATGGATGAAGTGACGCAAGAAGCGGTTTATCGTGCCGAGCAAATGGGTATCATCTTTATTGATGAAATTGATAAAATAGCAAGTAAGAGTCAAGGTGGTTCTTCAGCGGATGTTTCAAGGGAAGGTGTTCAACGAGATATCTTACCAATTGTGGAGGGGTCAACTGTTGTCACAAAGTATGGCTCTATTAAAACGGATCATGTATTATTTGTAGCAGCAGGTGCTTTCCATACTTCTAAACCTAGTGATTTGATTCCCGAATTACAAGGTCGTTTTCCGATTAGGGTTGAATTACAGAAATTATCGGTGGAAGACTTCTATCGAATTTTAGTGGAACCTAATAATGCCCTTTTAAAACAATATCAAGGATTATTAGAAACAGAAGGTATACAGATTGAATTTTCTGACGATGCTATTCGTAAGTTAGCTCAAATTGCATTTGATGTAAATCAAAACACAGATAATATAGGGGCAAGAAGGTTACACACAATTTTAGAAAAATTGCTGGAAGACTTATCTTTTGAAGCTCCTGATATCTCTATGGAAAAAGTAGTTATTACGCCAGCTTACGTAGAAGAAAAGCTTGGTGCAATCGTTCAAAATAAGGACTTAAGTCAGTTTATTTTATAA
- a CDS encoding EscU/YscU/HrcU family type III secretion system export apparatus switch protein produces the protein MKEQRQEAVALRYNEGKDDAPKVIAKGKGLIAEEILAKAKEFDIPVQEDPAMLSILGTLEINESIPEELFEAVAEVFAFVYQVDKTYKKN, from the coding sequence ATGAAGGAACAAAGACAAGAAGCGGTAGCGTTAAGATACAATGAGGGGAAAGATGATGCTCCGAAGGTCATTGCAAAGGGAAAAGGGTTGATAGCCGAGGAAATATTGGCGAAAGCAAAAGAGTTTGATATCCCAGTGCAAGAGGACCCAGCGATGCTTTCTATCTTAGGTACCTTAGAGATAAACGAATCTATACCAGAAGAACTATTTGAAGCAGTAGCGGAGGTGTTTGCATTCGTTTATCAGGTGGATAAGACGTATAAAAAAAACTGA
- the flgB gene encoding flagellar basal body rod protein FlgB: MKLFSGTITSLESGLAYSSMKQKAISDNIANVDTPGYKAKDVQFKSFLEKEMSNSFPSKKTDDRHIDFSSKETAFNTIVRPNVNYNENNNSVDIDNEMADLATNQIYYNSLVDRLNGKFNSLQSVIRGGK, from the coding sequence TTGAAATTGTTTTCCGGTACAATTACGTCGTTAGAAAGCGGACTTGCTTATTCTTCTATGAAACAAAAGGCAATTTCCGATAATATTGCTAACGTAGATACCCCAGGTTATAAAGCAAAGGATGTCCAATTTAAAAGTTTCTTGGAAAAAGAGATGTCTAATTCATTTCCGTCTAAAAAGACAGATGATAGACATATTGACTTTTCCAGTAAAGAAACTGCTTTTAATACAATAGTTAGACCAAATGTGAACTATAACGAAAATAATAATAGTGTAGATATTGATAACGAAATGGCTGACTTAGCTACAAACCAAATTTACTACAACTCGCTAGTTGATCGGTTAAATGGAAAATTTAACTCTCTTCAATCAGTTATAAGAGGAGGTAAGTAA
- the codY gene encoding GTP-sensing pleiotropic transcriptional regulator CodY produces the protein MNLLSKTRKINAMLQNAAGKPVNFKEMAETLTEVIVANVFVVSRRGKLLGFAVNQQIENERMKKMLADRQFPEEYTKNLFTIQETSSNLDITSEHTAFPVENRDLFKNGLTTIVPIIGGGERLGTLILARLEQSFEDDDLILAEYGATVVGMEILREKAEEIEEEARSKAVVQMAISSLSYSELEAIEHIFEELKGHEGLLVASKIADRVGITRSVIVNALRKLESAGVIESRSLGMKGTYIKVLNDKFLMELQQLKTN, from the coding sequence ATGAATTTATTATCTAAAACAAGAAAGATCAATGCCATGCTTCAAAACGCAGCTGGAAAACCTGTTAACTTTAAAGAAATGGCCGAAACTCTGACAGAAGTAATCGTGGCAAACGTGTTTGTCGTTAGTCGCCGAGGAAAACTTTTAGGGTTTGCTGTTAATCAGCAAATTGAAAACGAACGAATGAAGAAAATGTTAGCGGACCGTCAATTCCCAGAAGAATATACAAAAAACTTGTTTACTATTCAAGAGACATCTTCAAATTTAGATATCACTAGTGAACATACAGCGTTCCCAGTAGAAAACAGAGATTTATTTAAAAATGGTTTGACTACAATTGTACCGATCATTGGTGGTGGCGAGCGTCTAGGTACGCTGATTCTAGCTAGATTAGAACAGTCATTTGAAGATGATGATTTAATCTTGGCGGAATATGGTGCAACGGTTGTTGGGATGGAAATACTTCGTGAAAAAGCGGAAGAAATAGAGGAAGAAGCTCGTAGTAAAGCTGTAGTACAGATGGCTATTAGCTCTTTATCTTATTCTGAGTTAGAGGCAATTGAGCACATCTTTGAAGAATTAAAAGGACATGAAGGTCTACTTGTTGCTTCAAAGATTGCAGACCGTGTAGGTATTACTCGTTCTGTTATTGTTAATGCTCTTCGAAAACTAGAGAGTGCAGGAGTAATTGAATCACGTTCTCTAGGTATGAAGGGGACTTATATTAAAGTCTTAAATGATAAGTTCTTAATGGAATTACAACAACTAAAAACAAATTAA
- the sucD gene encoding succinate--CoA ligase subunit alpha — MSVFINKDTKVIVQGITGATALFHTKQMIEYGTQIVGGVTPGKGGTEVEGVPVFNTVAEAVEKTGANASVIYVPAAFAADAILEAVDAELDLAICITEHIPVLDMVKVKRYMEGKKTRLVGPNCPGVITPGECKIGIMPGYIHTKGHVGVVSRSGTLTYEAVHQLSQAGIGQSTAVGIGGDPVNGTNFIDVLQAFNEDPDTYAVIMIGEIGGTAEEEAAEWVKANMTKPVVGFIGGRTAPPGKRMGHAGAIISGGKGTADEKIRVMNECGIKVAETPSVMGETLIEVLHEKGIFEKCKTH; from the coding sequence ATGAGCGTATTTATTAATAAAGATACAAAGGTAATTGTTCAGGGGATTACAGGAGCTACTGCCCTTTTCCATACAAAACAAATGATTGAGTATGGCACGCAAATTGTTGGTGGAGTAACTCCAGGTAAAGGTGGTACAGAAGTGGAAGGAGTACCGGTATTCAACACAGTTGCAGAAGCTGTGGAGAAAACTGGCGCAAACGCTTCTGTTATCTATGTACCTGCAGCATTCGCAGCAGATGCAATTTTAGAAGCAGTAGATGCTGAACTAGATTTAGCTATCTGTATTACAGAACATATCCCAGTACTGGATATGGTAAAAGTAAAGCGTTATATGGAAGGAAAGAAAACTCGTCTAGTTGGTCCTAACTGTCCGGGTGTTATTACTCCAGGAGAATGTAAGATTGGTATTATGCCAGGGTACATTCATACAAAAGGTCATGTAGGCGTAGTATCTCGTTCTGGTACATTAACGTATGAAGCTGTACATCAGCTATCACAAGCTGGAATCGGTCAATCTACAGCAGTAGGTATTGGTGGAGACCCAGTAAATGGCACTAACTTTATTGATGTTCTTCAAGCTTTCAATGAAGATCCAGATACGTATGCTGTTATCATGATTGGTGAAATCGGTGGTACTGCAGAAGAAGAAGCTGCTGAGTGGGTAAAAGCAAATATGACGAAACCAGTAGTAGGATTCATTGGCGGACGTACTGCACCTCCAGGAAAACGTATGGGACACGCAGGTGCCATTATTTCAGGTGGAAAAGGGACAGCTGATGAGAAAATACGTGTGATGAACGAATGTGGTATTAAAGTAGCGGAAACACCTTCTGTAATGGGTGAAACGCTTATTGAAGTACTGCACGAAAAAGGTATTTTTGAGAAGTGTAAAACGCATTAA
- a CDS encoding ribonuclease HII: MNRQSIAQIKELLTQVTSKDNPLLKELSLDDRKGVQSALKSTLSRLEKQSKLVTQFEEMKVFENLAREKGYTYIAGVDEVGRGPLAGPVVTAAVILPSNFKAYGLTDSKKLSKSQREQFHCQIKKEAIAYSVTFTDAKVIDEVNIYEATKQSMITSIQNLAVKPDYVLIDAMPLDIDLPNESFIKGDARSISIAAASVLAKVERDIYMEQQSKVYPGYQFEKNAGYGTKNHLIAIEERGLTPLHRRSFEPIKSMIKNS, encoded by the coding sequence ATGAATCGACAGTCTATAGCTCAAATTAAAGAACTATTAACACAAGTTACATCTAAAGATAACCCTTTACTAAAAGAATTATCACTAGACGACCGAAAAGGGGTACAAAGTGCTCTTAAGTCGACTTTATCAAGACTTGAAAAACAGTCGAAGCTAGTCACTCAATTTGAAGAAATGAAGGTATTTGAAAACCTAGCAAGAGAAAAAGGTTATACGTATATTGCAGGTGTAGATGAAGTTGGACGTGGCCCGCTCGCTGGTCCTGTTGTAACTGCTGCTGTTATTCTCCCAAGTAATTTTAAAGCGTATGGTCTGACGGACTCGAAAAAATTGTCAAAGAGCCAACGCGAGCAATTCCATTGTCAAATTAAAAAAGAAGCCATTGCATACAGTGTGACGTTTACAGACGCTAAAGTAATTGATGAAGTGAATATATATGAGGCTACAAAACAATCAATGATTACTTCTATACAAAACTTAGCTGTAAAGCCTGATTATGTCTTGATTGATGCAATGCCTTTAGATATAGATTTACCAAATGAATCCTTCATAAAAGGAGATGCTAGGTCCATTTCTATAGCTGCTGCTTCTGTTCTTGCAAAAGTAGAGAGAGATATATATATGGAACAGCAGTCAAAGGTTTATCCTGGTTACCAATTCGAAAAAAATGCAGGATATGGCACCAAGAATCATCTTATTGCAATAGAAGAAAGAGGACTAACCCCTCTCCATCGACGTAGTTTTGAACCAATAAAATCCATGATTAAAAACAGCTAA
- the hslV gene encoding ATP-dependent protease subunit HslV → MGSFHATTIFGIHHNGKAAMSGDGQVTFGNAVVMKHTAKKVRRLFNGKVLAGFAGSVADAFTLFEMFEAKLQEYNGNLQRASVELAKQWRSDKVLRKLEAMLIVMDKESMLLISGTGEVIEPDDGILAIGSGGQYALAAGRSLKKYAGEYLSASEIAKAALTTAADICVYTNHNIILEEL, encoded by the coding sequence ATGGGATCATTTCATGCAACTACCATATTCGGAATACATCATAATGGCAAGGCCGCGATGTCTGGAGATGGCCAAGTGACCTTTGGGAATGCCGTAGTAATGAAACATACTGCGAAAAAGGTACGTAGACTTTTTAATGGAAAAGTTTTAGCTGGTTTTGCTGGGTCAGTAGCAGACGCATTTACTTTATTTGAGATGTTTGAAGCAAAGCTGCAAGAATATAACGGAAACCTTCAACGTGCTAGTGTAGAGTTAGCAAAACAATGGAGAAGTGATAAAGTACTAAGGAAATTAGAAGCAATGCTGATTGTGATGGATAAGGAAAGCATGCTTCTGATTTCAGGGACTGGAGAGGTAATTGAACCTGACGATGGAATATTAGCTATTGGCTCTGGTGGACAATATGCTCTTGCTGCTGGCAGATCGTTAAAAAAATATGCGGGTGAGTACCTATCAGCTTCTGAAATAGCCAAAGCTGCTCTAACAACAGCAGCTGATATTTGTGTGTACACAAATCACAACATTATTTTAGAAGAATTATGA
- the sucC gene encoding ADP-forming succinate--CoA ligase subunit beta produces MNIHEYQGKEILKAFGVAVPNGKVAFTVEEAVEAAKELGTSVSVVKAQIHAGGRGKAGGVKVAKNLDEVRTYASEILGKTLVTHQTGPEGKEVKRLLIEEGCDIKKEYYIGLVLDRATSRITLMASEEGGTEIEEVAEATPEKIFKEVIDPVVGLTGYQARRVAFNINIPKELVNKAVKFMMGLYNAFVEKDCSIAEINPLVITGDGQVMALDAKLNFDSNALYRQKDIVAYRDLEEEDAKEIEASKYDLSYISLDGNIGCMVNGAGLAMATMDIVKHYGGEPANFLDVGGGATAEKVTEAFKIILSDPSVKGIFVNIFGGIMKCDIIATGVVEAAKQLGLTVPLVVRLEGTNVDLGKEILNKSGLNIIAAESMADGAQKIVELVG; encoded by the coding sequence ATGAATATCCATGAGTATCAAGGAAAAGAAATCCTCAAGGCTTTCGGGGTAGCAGTACCAAACGGAAAAGTTGCGTTCACAGTAGAAGAAGCGGTGGAAGCAGCGAAAGAATTAGGTACTTCTGTAAGCGTTGTCAAAGCGCAAATCCACGCAGGTGGACGTGGTAAAGCTGGTGGGGTTAAAGTTGCTAAAAATCTAGATGAAGTACGTACATATGCGAGTGAAATTTTGGGGAAAACACTTGTAACTCATCAAACAGGTCCAGAGGGGAAAGAAGTTAAGCGCCTGTTAATTGAAGAGGGCTGTGACATTAAGAAAGAATACTATATTGGTTTAGTATTAGACCGTGCAACTTCTCGTATTACGCTGATGGCGTCTGAAGAAGGTGGAACGGAAATCGAAGAAGTTGCAGAAGCAACTCCTGAGAAAATCTTTAAAGAAGTAATTGATCCAGTTGTAGGATTAACTGGATACCAAGCTCGTCGTGTAGCTTTTAACATTAACATTCCAAAAGAATTAGTAAATAAAGCAGTGAAATTCATGATGGGGCTATATAATGCATTTGTCGAAAAAGATTGTTCGATTGCTGAGATTAATCCACTTGTTATCACAGGGGATGGTCAAGTAATGGCATTAGATGCGAAGTTAAACTTTGACTCCAATGCTCTATACAGACAAAAAGACATCGTTGCTTATCGCGACCTAGAAGAAGAAGATGCTAAAGAAATCGAAGCTTCTAAATATGATCTAAGCTACATCTCATTAGATGGAAATATTGGTTGTATGGTAAACGGTGCAGGTCTTGCGATGGCAACAATGGATATCGTAAAGCATTACGGCGGAGAACCGGCTAACTTCCTGGACGTTGGGGGCGGTGCAACTGCTGAGAAAGTTACAGAAGCATTCAAAATCATTCTATCTGACCCAAGTGTTAAAGGTATCTTTGTAAACATTTTCGGCGGAATAATGAAGTGTGACATTATCGCTACAGGTGTTGTAGAAGCTGCTAAGCAATTAGGGTTAACTGTGCCACTAGTTGTTCGCCTAGAAGGTACTAACGTTGACCTAGGAAAAGAAATTCTTAACAAGTCAGGATTAAACATCATTGCTGCAGAGTCTATGGCAGACGGTGCACAAAAAATTGTTGAGCTTGTAGGCTAA
- the dprA gene encoding DNA-processing protein DprA, which produces MLIDERNLWALAHYPFISLKQKWQLLKLDPTLHFLNTKIQSTSTSLQKTIEQFIQFSNTFPYDELKERYFIQKIEVVSLQNSLYPLSLLQVYLPPLLLFTKGNTSLLNKEKIAVIGSRKGNEEGKRIIEQLFPSLIDRGMVIVSGGAKGIDFYAHDSTLKLGGNTIAVLAGGLFHMYPRNHLSLFREIALDSLVVTEHPPSTFVQKWHFVERNRIISGISKGVIVIQAEINSGSMSTVRHALDQGKEVFVTPGCWGHALSKGPQLLAKEGATLVTCSDDIFREIENKPFTNIASFV; this is translated from the coding sequence ATGCTTATTGACGAACGTAATCTTTGGGCTCTTGCTCATTACCCTTTCATTTCCCTCAAACAAAAATGGCAACTACTGAAACTAGACCCCACCCTCCATTTTCTAAATACTAAAATTCAGTCCACTTCCACTTCACTCCAAAAAACGATTGAACAGTTTATCCAATTTTCTAATACATTCCCATACGATGAATTAAAGGAACGATATTTTATCCAAAAAATTGAAGTCGTTTCATTGCAAAATTCTCTTTATCCACTATCTCTACTGCAAGTGTATCTCCCTCCACTACTGCTTTTCACAAAAGGAAATACCAGTTTATTGAATAAGGAAAAGATTGCTGTGATTGGTTCTAGAAAAGGTAATGAAGAAGGTAAGCGTATCATTGAACAGCTTTTTCCATCATTAATAGATCGGGGAATGGTTATTGTAAGTGGTGGTGCAAAAGGTATAGATTTTTACGCACATGATAGTACGTTAAAACTGGGTGGAAATACCATTGCCGTTTTAGCAGGTGGTTTGTTTCATATGTATCCAAGAAATCATTTGAGTCTATTTAGAGAAATTGCATTGGACTCTTTAGTAGTGACAGAACATCCACCGTCAACTTTCGTTCAAAAGTGGCATTTTGTCGAGAGAAATAGAATTATTTCGGGTATTTCTAAGGGTGTCATTGTTATTCAAGCAGAAATTAATAGTGGATCGATGAGTACGGTTAGACATGCTCTAGATCAAGGTAAAGAAGTATTTGTAACTCCCGGTTGTTGGGGGCACGCATTGTCAAAAGGTCCTCAACTATTAGCCAAAGAAGGTGCGACATTGGTAACGTGTTCGGATGATATTTTTAGAGAGATTGAAAATAAACCGTTTACAAACATTGCCTCTTTCGTGTAA